One stretch of Ornithinimicrobium ciconiae DNA includes these proteins:
- a CDS encoding glycosyltransferase: MSAVVATRAQVARDHAGFAQRDPDALVATALRTKSVHAREILAELAWPGHTPADVEAWAGLSRGRPTLEPDMDAGWTARYGQVLAVQTGRPEERAAARQMLEAVLASEDADALPDRAVELLLQLRVADRDPTAADLTRHAAVRAPVARAAVADLANPALFPGGDEASWLAVLNEAVGSPGVAPLVLRPTSDSPPDSPPDSPSDSPSDSPFDRLAVDVAPVPAPYLVTVLMSSWRPGAPLLTALRSLLAQTWTNLEIMVVDDASGEEYAELLTRAEGLDPRIRVIRKGLNGGTYRARNTALRQASGEFVTVLDSDDWLHPQAIQIAVGTMDERPGVLATIGQGVRISEDLELNRPGYQPRVTSAPSMMVRVHPVIDRIGYFDPTRKGADTEYAARIAAAFGPHAVQNLPVVMTFLRGGDTLSSAEFSRGWRHGARHEYKCAYRPWHERISTGQEPPFLDPSAPRRFPEPRRWVTPITPDLGRPRHIDLCVAGDWRRWGGPQRSMLEEIRAAREAGLRVAVMHLEAFRFMTVRDDPLCAAVTDLIGSGAVEWIHPDDNVDIGVLLIRYPPILQYPPSPGRRTVRARHVLIMANQAPLEPDGTDQRYVVADVTERTRELFGTDPVWVPQSPGIRALLQAQDPGISLTPWDSPGLIDVDEWTVRQHAVPSVGQGPVVVGRYSRDTAMKFPPDLATIRRAYEFGPRYEVRMMGARNTIGRLLAEQEPPQQRPDNWVLLKHKEVEVIDFLGGLDFFLYLDHPDRFEAFGRTILEGAASGVLTIAHPKHESTFRDTIDYATPGEAQALIADYVAHPERYAERVARSRALVQERFGHEQFVTRLLSLGGVVDGGVPVADGNSGPEWRVRTEQIRSAADATRTDQVTVVHRSGAEDEVARWWGAQLQAHPGEGLPQAMLDTAPSSVGALLTRRDGLVHLAVRAGAEGAREALGGAVRPPAAGLDRLSGVTVPAGWSDEAWW, translated from the coding sequence GTGAGCGCGGTCGTCGCGACCCGGGCCCAGGTGGCCCGCGACCACGCCGGCTTCGCCCAGCGGGACCCTGACGCGCTGGTGGCCACCGCGCTGCGCACCAAGTCCGTCCATGCCCGGGAGATCCTGGCCGAGCTGGCCTGGCCAGGACACACCCCCGCGGACGTGGAGGCCTGGGCAGGGCTCAGCCGCGGACGACCCACGCTGGAGCCAGACATGGATGCGGGCTGGACCGCCCGCTACGGGCAGGTGCTCGCCGTCCAGACCGGGCGCCCCGAGGAGCGTGCCGCCGCACGCCAGATGCTCGAGGCCGTCCTGGCCTCCGAGGACGCCGATGCCCTGCCCGACCGGGCCGTCGAGCTGCTCCTGCAGCTGCGGGTCGCCGACCGGGATCCCACGGCAGCCGACCTCACCCGACACGCCGCAGTGCGGGCTCCCGTCGCCCGGGCCGCCGTCGCGGACCTGGCCAACCCAGCCCTGTTCCCCGGCGGTGACGAGGCGTCCTGGCTGGCGGTCCTCAACGAGGCGGTGGGCAGCCCCGGTGTGGCGCCGCTGGTGCTCCGCCCGACCTCCGACTCGCCCCCCGACTCGCCCCCCGACTCGCCCTCCGACTCGCCCTCCGACTCGCCCTTCGACCGACTCGCCGTGGACGTGGCCCCGGTCCCCGCGCCATACCTGGTCACCGTCCTGATGAGCTCCTGGCGGCCCGGCGCACCCCTGCTCACCGCCCTGCGCTCGCTGCTCGCGCAGACCTGGACCAATCTGGAGATCATGGTCGTCGACGACGCCTCCGGCGAGGAGTATGCCGAGCTCCTCACCCGCGCGGAGGGTCTCGACCCCCGCATCCGGGTGATCCGCAAGGGACTCAACGGCGGCACCTACCGGGCCCGCAACACCGCCCTCCGACAGGCGAGCGGCGAGTTCGTCACGGTGCTGGACTCCGATGACTGGCTGCACCCGCAGGCGATCCAGATCGCAGTTGGCACGATGGACGAGCGGCCCGGGGTGCTGGCCACCATCGGGCAGGGTGTGCGGATCAGTGAGGACCTCGAGCTCAACCGTCCCGGCTATCAGCCCCGGGTCACCTCGGCGCCGTCGATGATGGTCCGGGTCCACCCGGTGATCGACCGGATCGGTTACTTCGACCCCACGCGCAAGGGCGCCGACACGGAGTATGCGGCACGGATCGCCGCGGCCTTCGGGCCCCACGCGGTGCAGAACCTGCCGGTCGTGATGACCTTCCTGCGCGGCGGGGACACACTGTCCTCCGCGGAGTTCTCCCGCGGCTGGCGGCACGGCGCCCGACACGAGTACAAGTGCGCCTACCGGCCCTGGCACGAGCGGATCAGCACGGGGCAGGAGCCTCCTTTCCTGGACCCGTCGGCGCCGCGGCGCTTCCCCGAGCCGCGCCGCTGGGTGACCCCGATCACCCCCGACCTCGGCCGACCCCGTCACATCGACCTGTGCGTCGCGGGCGACTGGCGGCGGTGGGGCGGGCCGCAGCGCTCGATGCTCGAGGAGATCCGCGCGGCGCGCGAGGCCGGTCTGCGGGTGGCGGTCATGCACCTGGAGGCCTTCCGCTTCATGACGGTGCGCGACGACCCGTTGTGCGCGGCGGTCACCGATCTGATCGGGTCCGGGGCCGTGGAGTGGATCCACCCGGACGACAACGTCGACATCGGGGTGCTGCTGATCCGCTACCCGCCGATCCTGCAGTACCCCCCGTCGCCGGGGAGGCGCACCGTGCGGGCGCGGCACGTGCTGATCATGGCCAACCAGGCACCGTTGGAGCCCGACGGCACCGACCAGAGGTATGTCGTGGCGGACGTCACCGAGCGCACTCGCGAGCTCTTTGGCACCGACCCGGTGTGGGTGCCGCAGTCGCCGGGCATCCGCGCGCTGCTGCAGGCCCAGGACCCGGGCATCTCCTTGACGCCGTGGGACAGCCCCGGCCTCATCGACGTCGATGAGTGGACCGTGCGTCAGCACGCCGTGCCCAGCGTCGGTCAGGGTCCGGTCGTGGTGGGGCGCTACTCCCGCGACACCGCCATGAAGTTCCCCCCGGACCTGGCGACGATCCGCCGCGCCTATGAGTTTGGCCCCCGCTATGAGGTGCGGATGATGGGTGCCCGCAACACGATCGGGCGGCTGCTGGCCGAGCAGGAGCCACCGCAGCAGCGCCCTGACAACTGGGTGCTGCTCAAGCACAAGGAGGTCGAGGTCATCGACTTTCTCGGCGGCCTGGACTTCTTCCTCTATCTCGATCACCCTGACCGGTTCGAGGCCTTTGGTCGCACCATCCTGGAAGGGGCTGCCAGCGGTGTCCTGACCATTGCGCACCCCAAGCACGAGTCGACGTTCCGGGACACCATCGACTATGCCACCCCGGGTGAGGCGCAGGCTCTGATCGCTGACTATGTCGCCCACCCAGAGCGGTATGCCGAGCGCGTCGCCAGATCTCGAGCCCTGGTCCAGGAGCGCTTTGGGCACGAGCAGTTTGTGACCCGGCTGTTGAGTCTTGGTGGTGTCGTTGACGGTGGTGTTCCTGTCGCCGACGGAAACAGTGGGCCGGAATGGCGGGTGCGCACGGAACAGATCCGGTCCGCGGCTGACGCCACGCGCACCGATCAGGTCACTGTCGTCCACCGGAGCGGTGCGGAGGACGAGGTGGCGCGGTGGTGGGGCGCGCAGCTGCAGGCACACCCGGGGGAGGGTCTGCCGCAGGCGATGCTCGACACGGCACCCTCCTCGGTGGGTGCACTGCTCACCCGGCGTGACGGACTGGTGCACCTGGCGGTACGCGCGGGCGCGGAGGGAGCGCGGGAGGCCCTGGGTGGCGCGGTCCGGCCACCCGCCGCTGGCCTGGATCGGCTCAGCGGGGTCACGGTGCCGGCCGGATGGTCTGACGAGGCCTGGTGGTAA
- a CDS encoding glycosyltransferase family A protein, giving the protein MRHQMPLQRPGAWTTWQLRGNGGDPLTLAHLALRTTSDIALDAVARRATLGRRGATDVVDDPSAPVGSAEDAAALALALAGLGRSQAELAAAAAIYLQLWSRGDVAALAPIHHQGLGQALFLAGRHEELRRALPDLTRLHPQVRHDLEVDLANPHLDGLDPDPAAHARWQDLLGASFVEAGLVPVLVPVGPGQAPGATHLFDRLTAGQVAGTVSDGPLLTVIMPCYRPDEGLLTSIASIRDQSWANLEILVVDDASGLDHEELFARAVALDDRARLIRLQRNGGSYLARNAALPEAKGEFVTFQDADDWSHPRRLEHQVAALHSAPDAPASRSQAVRARDDLTRQWFGYRAVRDNASSLMVRREVLERIGPFVPIRKGADSEYAERLTTLAGPLADTGTPLAITRLRTGSLSRGDFTYQWASPERLLFKGSYRAWHARLVADQDTTHDRSPGSDLSFPVPRSFVRALDSAPDWAQVSVAYLGDFSAAPTPELMARTAQHSSRDQPLPGRTGLWHAEALTTPLHGARSEMHPDWWAAILDSAGQLTPLTRLEDIRVQRLVVLDPRVLLLAGAQECRLQVDRVDVELTPQVCRPDDSGLPVDLLGVADVSRSWWGLSPRWVAAPHLDGTDRAELDELVPGLLTDPAEAEPTPHP; this is encoded by the coding sequence GTGAGACACCAGATGCCGTTGCAGCGTCCCGGCGCCTGGACGACCTGGCAACTGCGTGGCAATGGAGGCGACCCGCTGACCCTGGCTCACCTCGCCCTGCGCACCACGTCCGACATCGCCCTGGACGCCGTGGCACGGCGAGCCACTCTGGGGCGGCGCGGGGCCACCGACGTCGTGGACGACCCCTCCGCGCCAGTGGGGTCCGCAGAGGATGCCGCGGCCCTGGCGCTGGCCCTGGCCGGACTGGGTCGCAGCCAGGCCGAGCTGGCCGCGGCCGCTGCGATCTATCTGCAGCTCTGGTCCCGGGGGGACGTGGCCGCGCTGGCGCCAATCCATCACCAGGGACTGGGTCAGGCCCTCTTCCTGGCGGGACGTCACGAGGAGCTGCGTCGTGCCCTGCCCGACCTGACCCGGCTGCACCCGCAGGTGCGTCACGACCTGGAGGTCGACCTGGCCAACCCGCACCTGGACGGGCTGGACCCCGACCCGGCCGCGCACGCCCGGTGGCAGGACCTGCTGGGGGCCAGTTTCGTCGAGGCCGGCCTGGTGCCGGTGTTGGTGCCCGTCGGGCCGGGGCAGGCACCCGGCGCAACGCATCTGTTCGACCGGCTCACCGCAGGCCAGGTCGCCGGCACCGTCTCCGACGGACCCCTGCTGACGGTGATCATGCCGTGCTACCGCCCCGACGAGGGCCTGCTCACCTCGATCGCCTCGATCCGCGACCAGAGCTGGGCCAACCTGGAGATCCTGGTCGTCGACGACGCCTCTGGCCTCGACCATGAGGAGCTCTTTGCGCGCGCTGTCGCCCTGGATGACCGGGCACGCCTCATCCGTCTGCAGCGCAACGGTGGGAGCTATCTGGCCCGCAATGCCGCGCTGCCCGAGGCGAAGGGGGAGTTCGTCACCTTCCAGGACGCCGACGACTGGTCACACCCGCGCCGTCTCGAGCACCAGGTCGCGGCGCTGCATTCCGCCCCGGACGCCCCGGCCAGCCGCAGCCAGGCCGTGCGGGCCCGAGACGACCTGACCCGTCAGTGGTTCGGTTATCGCGCGGTGCGCGACAACGCCTCCAGCCTGATGGTCCGCCGCGAGGTCCTGGAGCGGATCGGCCCGTTCGTGCCGATCCGCAAGGGGGCCGACTCGGAGTATGCCGAGCGTCTCACCACCCTGGCCGGTCCCCTCGCCGACACCGGCACCCCGCTGGCGATCACCCGGCTGCGGACCGGCAGCCTGTCGAGAGGGGACTTCACCTATCAGTGGGCCTCACCCGAGCGGCTGCTGTTCAAGGGCAGTTATCGCGCCTGGCATGCTCGTCTGGTCGCTGACCAGGACACCACCCACGACCGCAGCCCAGGGTCGGACCTGTCCTTTCCGGTCCCCCGCAGCTTCGTGCGAGCGCTGGACTCCGCCCCGGACTGGGCCCAGGTCTCGGTGGCCTATCTCGGTGACTTCTCGGCCGCGCCCACGCCGGAGCTGATGGCGCGGACCGCCCAGCATTCCTCCCGGGACCAGCCCCTCCCAGGCCGCACCGGGCTCTGGCACGCGGAGGCGCTGACCACGCCACTCCACGGTGCGCGCAGTGAGATGCACCCCGACTGGTGGGCGGCCATCCTGGACTCTGCCGGGCAGCTGACACCGCTCACCCGGTTGGAGGACATCCGGGTGCAGCGCCTCGTCGTGCTCGATCCCCGCGTGCTGCTCCTGGCCGGTGCGCAGGAGTGCCGCCTCCAGGTGGACCGGGTCGACGTGGAGCTGACGCCGCAGGTGTGTCGGCCCGATGACTCCGGCCTGCCGGTCGACCTGCTCGGCGTGGCCGACGTGTCCCGGTCGTGGTGGGGACTGAGTCCCCGCTGGGTGGCTGCCCCACACCTCGACGGCACGGACCGCGCCGAGCTCGACGAGCTGGTCCCCGGACTCCTGACCGACCCTGCCGAGGCTGAGCCGACACCACACCCATAG
- a CDS encoding acyltransferase family protein — translation MSVATPPSRPTRPLAQGEPRRARFRTDVEGLRAIAVLLVMIYHAGVSELSGGFIGVDVFFVVSGFVITTQLLREIESTGRVNLIDFYGRRAKRLLPAAGLVLVVTTVAAWLLTSRVQWQVIGQDILAAAAYVVNWQFAARSVDYLAEDVGPSPVLHFWSLAVEEQFYIIWPLVIIGLLWFLGRGARRADPAGASAAPVPQRRHLAAGLLAVIVVPSLVFAITYTWWRPSEAFFITPTRLWELGAGALVALAAGVLSSWRRRTGALLAWAGLLLVLGSAFLVTSSTPWPGIAAMVPVAGTALVIVGGFSSPDAGPARLLGLRPLVWVGGLSYSLYLWHWPLLRFWEWRFGELSLTEGLIIVAASFLPAWLSYRFVESPIRHARSLRESSRYALSVGLNFTAVSLIAGLVLMQVGSIATAGGQPTGVNWSTSGNPSSGSDEDLRTGEDPDDPDSPDGPDGPDSPDGPGGPDEETPQPLEPPTLASAQDEPFFDAVTPDPLLATEDVPAYYDLECDTTVAGPEVRMCEFGDPDGELVVAVVGDSKVGQWMPALESIAADRGWLIRFYSKSACPFSSATTLIDDEPNTSCVNWSQQVLERLTGPEVPDVVITSALRNKAQDPAGGTTQAALVEGFVDYWSQLAEQGTSVVALSDTPQPMEDPTPYECAADRPDEVAQACTWPSDDGIGSEPLAAAAEQVETASYIDMNRWVCPEGTCVAVYRNVLTYRQGSHITATFAEVLAEPLAVELVPLVEQD, via the coding sequence GTGAGCGTCGCCACACCCCCGAGCCGACCAACGCGTCCACTGGCTCAAGGGGAGCCACGGCGCGCTCGGTTCCGGACCGACGTCGAGGGACTGCGCGCGATCGCCGTGCTCCTGGTGATGATCTATCACGCGGGGGTCTCGGAGTTGTCCGGCGGCTTCATCGGTGTCGACGTCTTCTTCGTGGTGTCCGGGTTTGTGATCACCACCCAGCTGCTGCGCGAGATCGAGTCCACCGGCCGGGTCAACCTGATCGACTTCTATGGCCGCCGCGCCAAGCGGCTGCTGCCCGCAGCCGGGCTGGTGCTCGTGGTGACGACCGTCGCGGCCTGGCTGCTGACCTCGCGGGTCCAGTGGCAGGTCATCGGCCAGGACATCCTCGCTGCGGCGGCGTATGTCGTGAACTGGCAGTTCGCGGCACGGTCCGTCGACTACCTGGCTGAGGATGTCGGACCCTCCCCGGTGCTGCACTTCTGGTCGCTGGCCGTGGAGGAGCAGTTCTACATCATCTGGCCCCTGGTGATCATCGGGCTGCTCTGGTTCCTGGGGCGTGGTGCGCGTCGGGCTGACCCGGCGGGTGCCTCCGCTGCGCCGGTCCCGCAGCGGCGTCACCTGGCGGCCGGCCTGCTCGCTGTGATCGTCGTGCCGAGCCTGGTCTTTGCGATCACCTACACGTGGTGGCGACCCAGCGAGGCCTTCTTCATCACTCCGACCCGCCTGTGGGAGCTGGGCGCCGGTGCGTTGGTGGCTCTGGCGGCCGGCGTGCTCTCCTCCTGGCGCCGTCGAACGGGCGCCCTGCTGGCGTGGGCGGGCCTGCTCCTCGTGCTGGGCAGCGCCTTCCTGGTCACGTCCAGCACACCCTGGCCGGGGATCGCTGCCATGGTGCCTGTGGCCGGGACGGCACTGGTGATCGTCGGTGGGTTCTCGAGCCCGGACGCCGGACCCGCTCGGCTGCTGGGGCTGCGGCCCCTGGTGTGGGTCGGTGGGCTGTCCTACTCGCTCTATCTGTGGCACTGGCCGTTGCTGCGGTTCTGGGAGTGGCGCTTTGGTGAACTGTCGCTGACCGAGGGACTGATCATCGTCGCGGCCTCGTTCCTGCCCGCCTGGTTGTCCTATCGGTTTGTGGAGTCCCCGATCCGGCACGCCAGGTCACTGCGGGAGTCCTCGCGCTATGCCCTGTCGGTGGGGCTGAACTTCACGGCCGTGTCGCTGATCGCCGGTCTGGTGCTGATGCAGGTCGGCAGCATCGCCACGGCCGGTGGCCAGCCCACCGGGGTCAACTGGTCGACGAGCGGCAACCCGAGCTCAGGCTCGGATGAGGACCTGCGCACGGGCGAGGACCCTGACGACCCAGACAGCCCTGACGGCCCTGACGGCCCCGACAGCCCTGACGGCCCCGGCGGCCCCGACGAGGAGACGCCGCAACCCCTGGAGCCACCCACGCTGGCCAGTGCCCAGGACGAGCCGTTCTTTGATGCGGTGACGCCGGACCCGCTCCTGGCGACCGAGGACGTGCCCGCCTACTACGACCTGGAGTGTGACACCACCGTGGCCGGGCCCGAGGTGCGGATGTGTGAGTTCGGCGATCCTGACGGCGAGCTGGTGGTGGCGGTCGTCGGCGATTCCAAGGTGGGTCAGTGGATGCCCGCGCTGGAGAGCATTGCGGCTGACCGGGGGTGGTTGATCCGCTTCTACAGCAAGAGTGCCTGCCCTTTCAGCTCGGCGACCACGCTGATCGATGACGAGCCCAACACCTCGTGTGTCAACTGGTCACAGCAGGTGTTGGAGCGCCTGACCGGGCCCGAGGTGCCGGATGTCGTCATCACCTCCGCCCTCCGGAACAAGGCGCAGGACCCTGCGGGTGGGACCACACAGGCGGCGTTGGTCGAGGGCTTCGTGGACTACTGGAGCCAGCTGGCAGAGCAGGGGACCTCGGTCGTGGCACTGTCGGACACGCCGCAGCCGATGGAGGACCCGACGCCCTACGAGTGCGCCGCCGACCGACCCGACGAGGTGGCTCAGGCCTGCACCTGGCCCTCGGACGACGGCATCGGTTCAGAGCCGCTGGCTGCTGCCGCCGAGCAGGTGGAGACGGCGAGCTACATCGATATGAACCGCTGGGTCTGTCCCGAGGGCACCTGCGTCGCGGTCTATCGCAATGTGCTCACCTATCGCCAGGGGTCCCACATCACGGCGACCTTCGCCGAGGTCTTGGCCGAGCCGCTGGCCGTCGAACTCGTCCCGCTGGTCGAGCAGGACTAG
- a CDS encoding acyltransferase family protein, translated as MRGDIEGLRAVAVLLVMLYHAGVSQVPGGFIGVDVFFVVSGFVITAGLLRELESTGRVRLLAFYGRRAKRLLPAAGLVLLVTAIASWLMVSRVQWQHIGEDIVGAAVYVVNWVFAGRSVDYLAEDIMPSPVLHYWSLAVEEQFYLIWPVVLLGLFAYLRRAATRRAGPDASPVLPRRQDLAIALVLVLIGPSLLFSVIYSLSNPEAAFFITPTRLWELGVGGLIALAPRVFAAWQHRQGAWVAWAGILLILASAYLADRVPHWPGIAAAVPVVGTALVIAGGFSGSSMGPARILELRPLVWVGGLSYSLYLWHWPLLRFWEWRFGEFTLVQGVAIVAFSFVPAWLSYRFVESPVRFAKVLHTTPRYALSVGFNCTLVALVAGLLLTQAAGVTSGDGQATGAGWSDGSGVQASDPDAGSDGPASTVVGQISSASAGGGVQVGVSVDDSRQDDSGLAGGDAAEQTGSPPPPGLPVPEAEQPGDEPFFETLTPDPVRATGDVPELYDRGCQVDPEDADFEPCVFGDPEGEVVVAVVGDSKIAQWMPALDAIAQEQGWLIRSYTKSSCAFAGALTVVDGAAYHSCQAWGQDVLARLTGAEKPVAVITSGGRLSALPAGNEEGEPVPEALVAGYVDYWTALEEEGIGVIAISDTQSPVGTGPVYECVEEHRDDPSACSWSSAASPATTILQQAASQVPQAHFIDMDPWVCPGQTCVGVYRNVLTYRQGSHITATFVGVLTEPLAAHLVPLIDDLEAGR; from the coding sequence ATGCGGGGAGACATCGAGGGTCTGCGCGCGGTCGCCGTGCTCCTGGTGATGCTCTATCACGCTGGCGTCTCCCAGGTCCCGGGCGGTTTCATCGGCGTCGACGTCTTCTTTGTCGTCTCCGGGTTTGTCATCACCGCCGGTCTGCTCCGTGAACTGGAGTCGACGGGGCGGGTGCGCCTGCTCGCCTTCTACGGCCGGCGTGCCAAACGTCTGTTGCCGGCGGCGGGGTTGGTCCTGCTGGTCACCGCCATCGCGAGCTGGCTGATGGTGAGCAGGGTCCAGTGGCAGCACATCGGCGAAGACATCGTGGGAGCCGCGGTGTATGTCGTGAACTGGGTTTTCGCGGGCCGTTCCGTTGACTACCTGGCCGAGGACATCATGCCCTCGCCCGTCCTGCACTACTGGTCCCTCGCGGTCGAGGAGCAGTTCTACCTGATCTGGCCGGTCGTCCTGCTGGGGCTGTTCGCCTACCTGCGTCGGGCTGCGACCCGGCGGGCGGGGCCGGATGCCTCGCCCGTGCTTCCCCGGCGTCAGGACCTGGCGATCGCCCTGGTTCTGGTGCTCATCGGACCGTCCCTGCTGTTTTCGGTCATCTACTCGCTCAGCAACCCTGAGGCGGCCTTCTTCATCACCCCCACGCGGCTGTGGGAGCTGGGGGTGGGCGGTCTGATCGCGCTCGCACCCCGGGTGTTCGCGGCGTGGCAGCACCGCCAGGGCGCGTGGGTGGCCTGGGCGGGAATCCTGCTCATCCTGGCGAGCGCCTACCTGGCCGATCGCGTCCCCCACTGGCCGGGCATCGCCGCGGCGGTCCCGGTGGTCGGGACCGCCCTGGTCATCGCTGGCGGGTTCAGCGGCTCCTCGATGGGCCCGGCCCGGATCCTCGAGCTGCGGCCCCTGGTGTGGGTCGGTGGCCTGTCCTACTCCCTCTATCTGTGGCACTGGCCGCTGTTGCGGTTCTGGGAGTGGCGCTTCGGTGAGTTCACGCTCGTCCAAGGCGTGGCGATCGTGGCCTTCTCGTTCGTGCCCGCCTGGTTGTCCTACCGGTTCGTGGAATCACCGGTGCGCTTTGCCAAGGTCCTGCACACCACGCCGCGCTACGCCCTGTCGGTGGGGTTCAACTGCACCCTGGTGGCGCTCGTCGCCGGCCTGCTGCTGACCCAGGCCGCTGGCGTGACCTCCGGCGACGGGCAGGCGACCGGCGCCGGCTGGTCGGACGGCAGTGGTGTCCAAGCGTCGGACCCGGACGCCGGATCCGACGGCCCGGCGTCGACCGTTGTGGGGCAGATCAGCTCGGCGAGCGCCGGCGGCGGCGTCCAGGTCGGGGTGTCCGTGGACGACTCCCGCCAGGACGACTCCGGCCTCGCAGGTGGCGACGCTGCTGAGCAGACCGGCTCGCCGCCACCGCCTGGTCTGCCGGTCCCGGAGGCCGAACAACCCGGGGACGAGCCGTTCTTCGAGACGCTGACGCCGGACCCTGTCAGGGCCACGGGCGACGTGCCCGAGCTCTATGACCGGGGCTGCCAGGTCGACCCGGAGGACGCTGACTTCGAGCCGTGCGTGTTTGGTGATCCTGAGGGTGAGGTCGTGGTGGCCGTTGTCGGCGACTCCAAGATCGCACAGTGGATGCCGGCGCTGGACGCTATCGCCCAGGAGCAGGGGTGGCTGATCCGGAGCTACACCAAGTCCTCCTGCGCCTTCGCCGGCGCGCTGACCGTGGTGGACGGTGCGGCATACCACTCATGTCAGGCTTGGGGGCAGGATGTGCTGGCCAGGCTCACCGGCGCGGAGAAGCCGGTCGCCGTGATCACGTCGGGGGGCCGACTCAGTGCGCTGCCAGCCGGCAATGAGGAGGGGGAGCCCGTGCCGGAGGCGCTCGTGGCCGGTTATGTGGACTACTGGACTGCTCTGGAGGAGGAAGGCATCGGGGTGATCGCGATCTCCGACACGCAGTCGCCGGTCGGCACCGGCCCTGTCTATGAGTGTGTCGAGGAGCACCGCGACGACCCGTCGGCGTGCAGCTGGAGCAGCGCGGCCTCGCCGGCCACGACGATCTTGCAGCAGGCCGCCTCGCAGGTCCCGCAGGCCCACTTCATCGACATGGATCCCTGGGTCTGCCCCGGTCAGACGTGCGTCGGCGTCTACCGCAATGTGCTGACCTATCGTCAGGGCTCCCACATCACAGCCACCTTTGTCGGGGTGCTGACCGAGCCGCTGGCCGCCCACCTGGTCCCCCTGATCGACGACCTGGAGGCGGGGCGGTGA
- a CDS encoding cell wall-binding repeat-containing protein: MALTTRTARRGVAALAGLVMAATLATGSASTAPLPASETSPAESTQAVQWTGGLDAQAPCPEGRSRSATLMTENFTGGIPQSNFNNGWRTVSSGIGSTRAARSEVSSGDGEDWMFMRWATAPVGAQTMLAFTSRGNVSSSGYSRADVNSLSFQAAGNTSSWRGKVFDITAATQDEGGRLGTWFQHRSRQGASQWWDVDNVQIYTCRDAAVSRIRGADRFATSAAVAATYPVGQDVVYLASGTDFPDALAGAALAGKQDAPVLLVREDSIPAPVAAQLNRLNPSEIVILGGTGAVSNTVRDAAADYTSGDVTRLAGANRYETSAAIADTYPTGISTVYVASGTDYPDALSGSASAGRNGRPMLLTGPDHLPSATREALDRLDPGRIVILGGTVAVSNSVRNQLQDHTDGDVTRIAGANRYDTSALIADTFPGNRSRVFVATGADFPDALSGSALAAKEANPVLLATPTRLPNSVGDAIDGLNPDSGVVLGGYTSLNSIVLDQLGRHVG; the protein is encoded by the coding sequence ATGGCGCTGACCACGCGCACTGCACGACGAGGGGTCGCCGCGCTCGCGGGGCTGGTGATGGCGGCCACTCTGGCGACCGGCTCGGCCAGCACTGCGCCGTTGCCGGCCAGCGAGACCTCCCCCGCGGAGAGCACCCAGGCTGTGCAGTGGACCGGCGGGCTGGACGCCCAGGCTCCCTGTCCCGAGGGGCGCAGCCGCAGCGCGACGCTGATGACCGAGAACTTCACCGGCGGCATCCCCCAGAGCAACTTCAACAACGGTTGGCGCACCGTCTCCAGCGGCATCGGCAGCACCCGGGCCGCCCGCTCCGAGGTCAGCTCCGGCGATGGCGAGGACTGGATGTTCATGCGGTGGGCCACCGCCCCCGTCGGTGCCCAGACCATGCTCGCCTTCACCTCCCGGGGCAATGTCTCCTCCTCCGGCTACTCCCGCGCTGACGTGAACTCGCTGAGCTTCCAGGCCGCGGGCAACACCAGCAGCTGGCGGGGCAAGGTCTTTGACATCACGGCCGCGACCCAGGACGAGGGCGGCCGGCTCGGCACCTGGTTCCAGCACCGCTCCCGGCAGGGCGCGAGCCAGTGGTGGGATGTCGACAACGTCCAGATCTATACCTGCCGGGACGCAGCGGTCAGCCGTATTCGCGGCGCCGACCGGTTCGCCACCTCGGCAGCCGTCGCCGCGACCTATCCCGTCGGCCAGGACGTCGTCTATCTGGCCAGCGGCACGGACTTCCCGGACGCGCTCGCCGGAGCAGCCCTCGCGGGCAAGCAGGACGCACCGGTGCTGCTAGTGCGCGAGGACTCCATCCCCGCCCCCGTGGCCGCTCAGCTCAACCGGCTCAACCCCAGCGAGATCGTCATCCTCGGCGGCACCGGAGCGGTCTCCAACACCGTGCGGGACGCCGCGGCGGACTACACCAGCGGGGACGTCACCCGGCTGGCCGGGGCCAACCGTTATGAGACCTCGGCGGCCATCGCCGACACCTATCCGACCGGCATCAGCACCGTCTATGTCGCCAGCGGCACCGATTATCCCGACGCCCTGTCCGGCAGCGCCTCGGCCGGTCGCAACGGCCGCCCGATGCTGCTGACCGGCCCTGACCATCTGCCGAGCGCGACCCGCGAGGCCCTGGACCGGCTCGACCCCGGTCGGATCGTCATCCTCGGCGGCACCGTCGCGGTGTCCAACTCGGTCCGCAACCAGCTGCAGGACCACACCGACGGCGACGTGACCCGGATCGCCGGCGCCAACCGTTATGACACCTCGGCGCTGATCGCCGACACCTTCCCGGGCAACCGCAGCCGCGTCTTCGTGGCCACCGGCGCGGACTTCCCGGACGCCCTGTCCGGCTCCGCGCTGGCCGCCAAGGAGGCCAACCCGGTCCTGCTGGCCACCCCGACCCGCCTGCCCAACTCGGTCGGTGACGCCATCGACGGGCTCAACCCCGACTCCGGCGTCGTGCTGGGCGGCTACACCTCGCTCAACTCCATCGTCCTCGACCAGCTCGGCCGCCACGTCGGCTGA